The genomic window GGCGTCGTCCTTTCGTATGACATCTCGCCCGGCGGTGCTGGACGGCCGAATGCGGATGGCATCGTGAAGCACATGCGACTCGGAAGAACCGACGGTCTCCTGCTCACTGCGGGGGTCCTCGCGTTCGTCGCCGCGATGGTCACCCTGATCTGGACGGGACACACCGCGCTGCGCTTCTCCGCCGATGACGAAAGCACCCTGCCGCTGTGGGTGATCGGTCTGACGGTGTTCGGCGGGCTCGCGGTCGCCTGGCTGGTGCCGCCGAAACCACGCGACGATGTGTTGCCGACCGCCGATACCCGGGCGACCACGCGTCAGGCGTGGTGGCTCGTCGCGCTCGGACTCGCCTTCGCGATCACCTACTACCTGTCCCCCGGCGGCGATCTGTGGTTCATCGGGCTGAAATTACTTCTCCTGCTTGCCATTCCATTGCTGTTCCGATTGGTGGCCTGGCCCGAATGGTATCGGGTGGACACCAACGGTCGATGGCTTCGTCCCCTACCCGCGGTGTTGACCTTCCTCGCCCTGTTCACGCTGTTCGGGCATGACTACACCGGTTCGCGGCCCGACCCGGTCGCGGTGCTGAGCGTCTTCGTCCTGAACGCGGTGCTGGAGGAGATCTTCTATCGAGTCTGGCTACAGACCCGGCTGGAGGCGATATACGGCCGCTGGCCCGCGATCGTGCTTGCCTCGCTGCTGTGGGCGTGCTGGCACGTTGCGATCCACGGCGGCAACGGTTTCGGCATCGATCTCGCCACCACGATCGTGCACATCGGCGGCTACGGCCTCTTCCTCGGCTACCTGTGGTCCCGATACCGAAATCCCTGGCTACTCATTCTGGTGCACGGCATCATCAACGCACCGCTCCCCATGCTCGCCGCACTGTGGTGAGCGCACCGAACGTGTCGATCGAGGCGTCCGCAGTACCGATTCGACCAGTTCACGGACCGCGCCAAGCAGCCGGTCGGTCGCACCGGAGCGAACCATGGTCGGCACCAGCTCATCGCCTAGCGCGCCGAGCAGCAGCCTGCCGACCACTTCGGCGTCGAGATCGGGTCGAGCCTCGCGTAGCAGTGCGGTGATGTGGTTGTCCCAGAACGCATGGAACTCCCCCGTGCGCGGGTGCGGCGGCACCGTGCGGTAGGCGACCATAAGCTCGGAGTTCTCGATCAC from Nocardia iowensis includes these protein-coding regions:
- a CDS encoding CPBP family intramembrane glutamic endopeptidase codes for the protein MRLGRTDGLLLTAGVLAFVAAMVTLIWTGHTALRFSADDESTLPLWVIGLTVFGGLAVAWLVPPKPRDDVLPTADTRATTRQAWWLVALGLAFAITYYLSPGGDLWFIGLKLLLLLAIPLLFRLVAWPEWYRVDTNGRWLRPLPAVLTFLALFTLFGHDYTGSRPDPVAVLSVFVLNAVLEEIFYRVWLQTRLEAIYGRWPAIVLASLLWACWHVAIHGGNGFGIDLATTIVHIGGYGLFLGYLWSRYRNPWLLILVHGIINAPLPMLAALW
- a CDS encoding TetR/AcrR family transcriptional regulator: MTDGRPKERADAARNRRAILDATTALLAEHGAEAITMDRVAAAAGVGKGTIFHRFGNRAGLLHEMVAESALTLMDAIISGPPPLGPGAPAGDRLLAYFDAMARLVIENSELMVAYRTVPPHPRTGEFHAFWDNHITALLREARPDLDAEVVGRLLLGALGDELVPTMVRSGATDRLLGAVRELVESVLRTPRSTRSVRSPQCGEHGERCVDDAVHQNE